The following proteins are encoded in a genomic region of Desulfonatronum sp. SC1:
- a CDS encoding aminotransferase class V-fold PLP-dependent enzyme — protein MNTSPRLSRSFVLTGALLALALFLSSPALAQSVKQEKAMDWLNSYAAEMLQSRPHFIGYPINQDMELQGFYKWYMESGLYEAAMNNVGDPYKPSGLLLNTHPFERDVIDYFAPRFGFDKDYWGFVTASGTDGNNHGVYFGKKVLQAQSDLPPLAYVSEEAHYSIKKLADVQGVELRLIKADPMGRMDLADFEAQLDPTRPALVVIAMGTTFKGGIDNQMGINAILEKAGPPAVYRHQDAALFGSILGFLPPPASDLVNSAKMGFDSIAISGHKFWGLDEPAGVFISTQFVRDNINPFQVAYLKDAVPTITCSRSAISPLKLWWKITFSEPDVFEQQAAQLIANAEYLHAELQKLGIKSWLNEYSNTVFFERPSQIIMDYYGLAPDVHPEQGELAHVLLMQHVSKDLLDAFIADMKKDFGK, from the coding sequence ATGAACACATCGCCTCGCCTGTCCCGGAGTTTTGTCCTGACAGGGGCCTTGCTGGCCCTGGCTCTTTTCCTGTCTTCCCCGGCCCTGGCCCAGAGCGTTAAGCAGGAAAAAGCCATGGATTGGCTGAATTCCTATGCCGCGGAAATGCTGCAAAGCCGGCCGCATTTCATCGGCTATCCCATCAACCAGGACATGGAGCTGCAAGGGTTCTACAAATGGTACATGGAAAGCGGTCTTTATGAAGCGGCCATGAACAATGTGGGCGACCCGTACAAGCCCAGCGGCCTGCTCTTGAACACCCACCCGTTTGAGCGGGATGTCATCGACTATTTCGCGCCCCGGTTCGGGTTTGACAAGGATTACTGGGGGTTCGTCACCGCCAGCGGGACCGACGGCAACAACCACGGCGTGTACTTCGGCAAGAAGGTCTTGCAGGCCCAGTCCGACCTGCCGCCCCTCGCCTACGTTTCCGAGGAGGCCCACTATTCCATCAAGAAGCTGGCCGATGTTCAGGGTGTGGAACTGCGCCTGATCAAGGCCGACCCCATGGGCCGGATGGACCTGGCCGACTTCGAGGCCCAGCTTGATCCGACCCGCCCGGCCCTGGTGGTCATCGCCATGGGCACCACGTTCAAGGGCGGCATCGACAATCAGATGGGCATCAACGCCATCCTGGAGAAGGCCGGCCCGCCCGCGGTGTACCGCCACCAGGACGCGGCCCTGTTCGGAAGCATCCTGGGCTTTCTGCCGCCCCCGGCCAGCGACCTGGTGAACAGCGCCAAGATGGGCTTCGATTCCATCGCCATCTCCGGGCACAAGTTCTGGGGCCTGGACGAGCCCGCTGGTGTTTTCATCTCCACCCAGTTCGTCCGCGACAACATCAATCCCTTCCAGGTGGCTTACCTCAAGGACGCCGTACCCACCATCACCTGCTCCCGCAGCGCCATTTCCCCGCTCAAGCTGTGGTGGAAGATCACCTTTTCCGAGCCCGACGTCTTTGAACAGCAGGCCGCCCAGCTCATCGCCAACGCCGAATACCTGCACGCGGAGCTGCAAAAGCTGGGCATCAAATCCTGGCTCAACGAGTATTCCAACACCGTGTTCTTTGAGCGGCCCAGCCAAATCATCATGGATTACTACGGCCTGGCTCCGGACGTGCATCCGGAGCAGGGAGAACTGGCCCACGTTCTGCTCATGCAGCATGTGAGCAAGGACTTGCTGGACGCGTTCATCGCGGACATGAAGAAGGACTTCGGGAAGTAA